A single window of Pseudarthrobacter defluvii DNA harbors:
- the hutG gene encoding formimidoylglutamase produces the protein MSLQLPAVDVPPQPWTGRYDGDGPGHCRWWQAVNAPDGPQDAGAGGRPAALLGFASDEGVRRNKGRTGASAAPAALRKALGPLAFHLDRAVADVGDVVVSGGDLEAGQERLGQALAALLDAGHQTVVLGGGHETAYASYLGVSASSAVQRGQRLGVLNLDAHFDLRDEPVPSSGTPFLQMARAESDAGRDFRYAVVGISEPNNTQVLFDTADKLGVRYLLDEDCEADRVRDFVTAFLAEIDVLYLTIDLDVLPAAVAPGVSAPAAYGVPLPIISAVCRQVARSSKLLHLDVAELNPAFDIDGRTARAAARLVDTLLR, from the coding sequence ATGTCCCTCCAGCTCCCCGCCGTCGACGTCCCGCCCCAGCCCTGGACGGGAAGGTACGACGGCGACGGCCCCGGACACTGCCGCTGGTGGCAGGCCGTGAACGCACCGGATGGCCCACAGGATGCCGGGGCTGGCGGACGGCCTGCAGCGTTGCTGGGTTTCGCTAGCGATGAGGGGGTCCGCCGGAACAAGGGCCGCACCGGAGCCTCCGCCGCCCCCGCAGCCCTGCGGAAAGCGCTCGGCCCGCTGGCATTCCATCTGGACCGCGCGGTTGCTGACGTTGGTGACGTGGTGGTGTCCGGAGGGGACCTGGAGGCCGGGCAGGAACGGCTTGGCCAGGCGCTGGCGGCCCTGCTCGACGCCGGCCACCAGACTGTCGTGCTGGGCGGCGGCCATGAAACCGCCTACGCCAGTTACCTCGGCGTCAGCGCATCATCGGCAGTCCAAAGGGGGCAACGCCTCGGCGTCCTGAACCTTGACGCGCACTTCGACCTCCGCGACGAGCCCGTTCCCAGCTCAGGGACTCCATTCCTTCAGATGGCCCGGGCGGAATCGGACGCCGGACGCGACTTCCGCTACGCCGTCGTCGGGATCTCGGAGCCGAACAACACGCAGGTCCTGTTCGACACCGCGGACAAGCTGGGCGTCCGGTACCTGCTGGACGAGGACTGTGAAGCGGACCGGGTGCGGGACTTCGTGACGGCCTTCCTGGCGGAGATCGACGTCCTGTACCTGACCATTGACCTGGACGTGCTGCCCGCCGCCGTGGCGCCGGGGGTAAGCGCACCCGCAGCCTACGGCGTGCCGCTGCCCATCATTTCCGCGGTGTGCCGGCAGGTGGCGCGGAGCAGCAAGCTGCTGCACCTGGACGTGGCGGAGCTCAATCCTGCCTTCGATATCGACGGCCGGACCGCCCGGGCCGCGGCGAGGCTGGTGGACACGCTGCTGCGCTGA
- a CDS encoding response regulator, producing the protein MIKVLIVDDDFMVAKVHAGFIQRTPGFSVVGAAHTGAQAVAETERLQPDLVLLDIHLPDINGLDLMQRLRTVAPELDVLVISAAREVETVRKALRGGIVHYLIKPFSQTDLQERLEHYRHAYQGLDASKDVAEQSDVNRVFGLDRAERPLPKGCSIETLKLVEEALNAAAGDVSAAEMAEELGTSRVSARRYLEYLHDEGTLDVRLKYGVGRPERRYVLKA; encoded by the coding sequence ATGATCAAGGTCCTGATCGTCGATGATGACTTCATGGTGGCCAAGGTGCACGCCGGCTTCATCCAGCGCACGCCCGGCTTCTCGGTGGTGGGCGCGGCCCACACGGGAGCCCAGGCCGTCGCGGAGACCGAACGGCTCCAGCCGGACCTGGTGCTGCTGGACATCCACCTGCCGGACATCAACGGCCTGGACCTGATGCAGCGCCTGCGTACTGTCGCTCCGGAGCTGGATGTGCTGGTGATCAGCGCTGCCCGTGAGGTCGAAACCGTGCGGAAAGCGCTCCGCGGCGGCATAGTCCACTACCTGATCAAGCCCTTTTCGCAGACGGACCTGCAGGAACGGCTGGAACACTACCGTCACGCCTACCAAGGCCTGGATGCGTCCAAGGACGTGGCTGAGCAGTCGGACGTCAACCGGGTGTTCGGCCTGGACCGCGCCGAGCGGCCGCTGCCCAAAGGCTGCAGCATCGAGACGCTGAAGCTGGTGGAGGAGGCACTGAATGCGGCCGCCGGAGACGTGTCCGCGGCCGAGATGGCCGAGGAACTTGGGACCTCCAGGGTCAGCGCCCGCCGTTACCTGGAATACCTGCATGACGAGGGAACGCTGGACGTGCGGCTCAAGTACGGCGTGGGACGCCCGGAGCGGCGGTACGTCCTGAAGGCCTGA